A region of the Stieleria neptunia genome:
GCTTCCGCCACGACGGCGTCCGCTGCCGCCACGACGTCGCGGACGATCACCGTTGTCGCCATCGCCACGGTCGCCGCGATCACGATCGCCACCGCGGTCGTCGCCTTGCTCGGCCACCATGGCGGCGATTTCGTCTTCTTCGCCCAACTCTTCGAGCGCCTGACGACGACTCAGCTTGACGCGGTCGTGTTCATCCACATCGATGACCAAGACCTTCATCGCGTCACCGACGCGAACGACCTTGTCGATGCTGCTGATGTAGCCGCTGCTCAACTCGCTGATGTGACACAGCCCATCGCGTCCTGGCAAGATCTCGACGAACGCGCCGAAGTCTTTGATGCTGCTGACGATGCCGTCATAGATCTTTCCGATCTGGACCGTCGCGGTGCAGGCTTCGACCTGACGCATCGCTTCGGCGGCCGACTCTTTGTCGTTGCCGGCGACCAACACCGTACCGTCATCATCCACTTCGATCACACATCCGGTCGTCTCTTGGATGCCACGAATGTTCTTTCCGCCCGGACCGATCAAGGCACCGATCTTGTCCGACGCGATACGGGTACGCAACAGTCGCGGAGCGGTCGGAGCCGTTTCGCGGCGGGGACGCGGAATCGTCGTCAGCATCTTTCGCAGGATTTCGATGCGAGCTTCACGCGACTGTTTCAACGTCGCGCGAATGATCTCTTCGCTAATCCCGGTGACCTTCAGGTCCAACTGGATCCCGGTGATGCCGTTTTGCGTTCCGGCGATCTTGAAGTCCATGTCGCCGAAGTGGTCTTCGCTGCCCAGGATGTCGGTCAGCAAGACATACTCGTCATCGGCGTTACGCACCAGACCGACCGAGATACCGGCGACCGGGTTGCTGATCGGGACACCTGAAGCCATCAGGGCCAAGGTGGCACCGCAAACCGACGCCATCGAGCTACTGCCGTTGGACTCGGTGATGTCGCTGATCACGCGGACGGTGTAGGGGAATTCATCGGCGGCCGGAAGCACCGGCGCGACGCTGCGTTCGGCCAGACAACCGTGCCCGATCTCACGACGGCCCGGTCCACGGATCGGTCGACATTCGCCGACGGAAAAGGAGGGGAAATTGTAGTCGAGCATGAACTTCTTGCTGAACTCGTCATGCAATCCGTCCACTCGCTGTTCGTCACGCGCCGTCCCCAGCGCCACCGTGATCAAGGCTTGCGTTTCACCACGCTGGAACACGGCCGAGCCATGGACACGGGGCAGGACATCGGTTTCGCAGTGGATCTGACGCAAGCTGGTGTTGTCGCGGCCGTCCGGTCGGGTTCCGGCGACGATCAAATCACGCGCCACCTTGCCTTCCAGATCATGCCAAACCGACTTGAATCGCTTGGTGCAAATCGCGCCTTCGGCGTTCGGATCGGGAATCATCTCGGCCATCGCCTTGTCACGCAGTGCACTGACGGCGGCGGCGCGATCTTGCTTGCCGGAGGTTTGCATCGCGGCTTTGAATTCGTCGTAATAACGCGACGAAATCTGGTCCATCAACCCGTCATCTTCCGGCGGGGTGTATTCGACCTTTTGCGGGTTGACCTTCTGGTACAGCTCGTCTTGAAGATCAATCACGTCGCGGATCGCGGCGTGGGCGAACTGAATCGCCTCCATCATCTCTTCTTCCGGCATCTCGTTGGCGAAACCTTCGATCATCGCCACCTGTTCGCGCGAACCGCTAACGATCATGTCCAGTTCGCTTTCTTCCAGGTCCGAGTTGCTCGGGAAAGCGACCAATTCGCCGTCGACCTTGCCGACACGGACCGAAGCGATCGGCCCCAAGAAGGGCAAGGGGCTGATGTGCAGCGCCGCACCGGCTCCATTCATCGCCAACACGTCGCCGTCGTTTTCCTGGTCACTGGCGACGACAAACGCTTGGACCTGAACCTCGTCCATGAAACCTTCCGGCCACAGCGGACGAATCGGTCGGTCCATCAATCGCGAACTCAAAATCTCTTTCGTCGACGGGCGGCCTTCACGCTTCAAAAACCCGCCGGGGAACTTGCCGGCCGCCGCGAATCGTTCGCGGTAATCACACATCAATGGGAAAAAATCGATTCCCTGTCGCGGGGTACCGCTGGCCGCAGCGACCAGAACGACGGTCTCACCGTACTGAACCAACACGGCACCGGCGGCTTGTTTCGCCAATTGGCCGGTCTCGAACGACAACACATGGCGTCCGATTTTCTTTTCGACGCGAACTTTATTCACAGTCACTTTACTTTCCTTCCTGCAACAACAACTACAACAAAATTACTCCGGTGACCGACCGGCCCGATTGCCCGCGGGTGCCCGAAGTCATGAACGATAAATGAACCGTTTTCGACCGATCGATCGATCGAAAAGAGAACGACCCCGATGCGATTGACACCCGCCGGCACGGTCCGACGCCAGCGAGCACGATCAGGCGTGATAGAGAAAAGGTCCTGGTGGGGAGTAGGTTCCAATCACCCACGACAGCGGCAAGCACAGCGCTTGCCGGACCCCGCCCGGCGATTGGCAACAAGGCCTTCCGGGCGTGAAGAAGAAAGCGAGAAATCAATCTCAGGTCGCCGCGATGGCGACTCTTGGCCGAAGCCTTCGTCACGCCAGAGCGGCCGAACCCGGGCTACTTACGGATGCCCAGCTTTCCGATGATATCAAGATACCTCTGCGGGTCTTCCCCGCGGACGTAGTCAAGCAAGCGACGTCGACGGCTGACCAAACCGAGCAATCCGCGACGCGACGCGTAATCCTTGTTGTGCGTCCGCATGTGCTCGGTCAGACCGTTGATTCGCTCGGTCAAAATCGCGATCTGAACCTCGGGGGAACCAGAATCGCCGTCAGTTGCACCGTGTTCTTTGATGACTTCAGCTTTTCGCTGCTTCGAAATCGTCATTTCGTACTTACTTTCAAACCAATTTATTGTTTCGTGTCTGATTTACGGTCCGGTAGTTTACCGACACCGCCCAATACCGCAACGGCAAAAAAACAGGTTCCGGGATCCGGGATTCAGGTTTCAGGTTTCAGGTTTCAGGTTTCAGGTTTCAGGTTTCAGTCTCACGTTCTCACTGAATGGAACGCCCGACCGTTTCACCCTCCCATGCAGAGGTTGTGCATTTTGTACAGTCACCCTCCCTGGCAGCGAGGTTCGAGCGAAGCGGGGGAGGGTCGAGCGCGTTTGGCTCGCCGTGAGGAGTCACCCAAATCCCAACCGGGAGCCGACCACTCAAAAGACCCCGTTCCCCACTAACCATTCCCTCACCTCCCCGGCCAACGCCTCCACACTCTTCCCCGCCCCCCCGTCTAGGCGAATTTCCGGCGACGCGGGGGATTCGTAAGGATCGCTGATCCCGGTGAAATGCTTGATCTCGCCCGCGCGGGCCTTCTTGTACAACCCCTTCGGATCGCGCGCCTCACACACCTCCAACGGCGTGTCGACAAACACCTCCACGAAATCACTCGCCCGCCCGGCCTCGGCGACGATTTTCCGCACCCGGTCGCGGTCCCGACGATAGGGGCTGACGAACGCCGTCAACGTGATCAATCCCGCCGAAGCCATCAGGGCCGCCACGTTGCCGATCCGGCGGATGTTTTCCTCTCGATCGACGGCGCCAAACCCCAAACCGAACCGCTCCGCAAACTCCGCCCCATGCTCGGGCTGCAACACCGCCGGCGGCGCACACAATCCGTGACGCACATTGTCACCATCCAAAAGCGTCGTCGCCCGGCCCTCGGCCACCAGCATCGCGTCCAGCGCGTTGGCAATCGTGCTCTTGCCACAACCACTCAGCCCCGTGAACCAAATCACACAACCCTGCTGCCCCAACTGACGCTCACGCCTCTGGCGGTCCACACTGTGCTGGTGCCAAACGATGTCTTTCGAAACGTCCATTCCGTTTTTTCCTTGTCGCGTGCTCATGTGTCGGCCCCCGTCCGATCCTAACCTAATCGACACCCTCGCAATCCTCCACCACGACAACTCGCCCTGAACCGTGGAGAGGGCATCGCTATAATGGAACCGCTCCCCAATCCCCCCAGGATCCCCCGCACCCAGGATTTCGAAATGTCCGCCGCAGCCAAGTACCTTCCGCACTACACCGTGGAGGACTACCAGCACTGGGAAGGCGATTGGGAACTCTGGAACGGGATCCCGATCTCAATGAGCCCCAGCCCGTTCGGGAAACACCAAATGGTGCTCGTCAACTTGGTCTCGGAACTACGCCTTGCCCTTCGCTCGGTTAATTGTGATGCAACGGCATTGTGCGAGATCGACTGGGTGATTGCTGAGGACACCGTCGTGCGTCCCGATGCCGTCGTCGTCTGCGGACCGCCCCCCAGCGGCCACGTGAAAACCAAACCGGCGATCGTCGCAGAAATCGTTTCACCGTCGACGGCCGATCGAGACCGAATCCACAAGAAAACGCTCTACCACGAATCCGGCGTCGGCGTTTACTTGATCCTCGACCCGGAAACAGAATCCGTCGATGCCTACCGATACGCTGCGACCGGATTCCAGACCCTGAATGCGTCACCCGAATGGACGTTGCCCCTCTGCGACGATTGCGAGATCCAACTCGATCCGACAAGCTTCTTCAAACGCTAGAAACCGGTGGGATAGGCTTCCAGCCTGTCATTCCAGCGTCACTCGCGCAGCGAGCGAAAAAGGAGTCAGGAACTCGCGCTGCGGTAGCTCAACAAGCTCTTGCGAAACATCCAGCGACTGGCGCACAAACTGAACACGGTCATCACCGCCGCCCAGACGATGTACCACCCCGATCCGTCTTCGCGGGCGACCAGCGGATCGGCCAAAATCCTGGCCGGAACGTTCACCACCAACAGGATCGGGATCACGAACGTGAACAGCCCGAACAGGGGTTTCCCCAAGTAGCCGCGGTTGTAAATCTCCATCGGATAGCGGCTGAAGTTGGTGATGTAAAACCAAAAATTATACAGCGACTGATTGCGTCCCAGCCAAACGCTGGTCGCACTCAACGCGATCATCACGCTGTACATGATGGAGATCCCGCAGAGCAGAAACACGACGTACAGCAGCACGGACAACAGCGACGGCACCATCGGATCGACCTCGCGATGGGCCAGATTCCACAGCGAGACCGCGGCGATCACCCCGCCGGCAAAGAAGTTCGACAATTGACTCCAATCGACCCGCCGAAACGAAATCAGAAACTGCGTGTCGATCGGTTTCAGCAACGCAAAATCCAAGCCCCCGGTTCGAATCATCTCGCTGAATTCTTGCGCGTTGGGCATAAAAAACGCCTGCACCAACGAATTGATGAACCAGGTCGTCGCGATGAACAAAAAGAATCGATCGCGGTCCCACCCCGTGCCTTCTCCGATCGAACCGGTGTGCTCGAAGATGATCAGGTAGAAACCGACGTTCATCGCCGTCCAACCCAGGCTGCTGACGCACTGCAAGAAAAAGTTCAAGCGGAACGTCATGTCACGCACCAGACTGTTCCGCGCGAAGGTCACAAACACGCGTCCGTAACGGCGTAGTTCTTCCATCGACCTCAACCCCCAAAACCGCTGTAGCGTTTGACCCCGCGCGCATAGGCCACGCGGCACAAGATGATGAAGAACACCAACCATCCGGCCTCGATCCACATCTCCTTGGCGAGTTCCTCCTGCGGAATCTTCTCCAGGAAGATCGCCGCGGGGAAATAGGCCAGGTACTTAAACGGCAACCAGTTCACCACCGTCAAAACACTCTCGGGCAACATCGTCAACGGGAACATGTGGCCGGACAAAAAGAAGCTGAACAACATGATCACGAACAGCAACGAACTGACTTCCAAGAACCAAAACCCGATCATCCCGATCGCCGCTTCCAAGAAAAAACCGATCAGGAACCCCATCACCAACGAACCGCAAAACGCCAGAAACACCGGCAGACTCGGCCAACCGCCGACGAAGTAATCGCGTGCCAGAAAAAAGACCAACGCGAAGGGGGCCACCGCGATCGCGTAATACGCCAACTTGTGGGCCACGCGAGTGAGCAACAGAAACGCGATCAAATCGATCGGCTGAATCAGAAAGCGTTTGACCTCCCCCTCGCGGATCTGCTGGGCGATCCCGGACGCCAGCCCCGGCATACTGGAAAACGCGCGGGCGATCATCGTCAGCAGGTAATACGCCACCATGTCGCGGAAACCAAATCCGCCGATCTCCGCCGCCGATTCCCCCTCGGGGTCGCCGATCGAATCAAACACCGCGTACCACAAGAAAATCTGTGTGATGATCGGCAGGAAACGCATCAACGTGCCGAGCGCGAAATCGCCGCGATACACCAAACGTTCACCTAACGATGTTTTTAAAATCATCCACCAAACCGCGACCCGACTCCCAAACGTAGGGGCCGGCAGCGGCGGAAAGTCGTCGGCGGTGACAGATGCGGCAGACAAAGCAATCTCCAAAGAACAGGAAAACGATCGACATGTTCTAACCGTCCGGCGCCCCTTCGCGAAGGACCGCTTACGATCCCCCGTGGCGTAAGCTTCCAGCTTGCGATCCCCCGTGGCGTAAGCTTCCAGCTTGCGATCCCCCGTGGCGTAAGCTTCCAGCTTGCGATCCCCCGTGGCGTAAGCTTCCAGCTTGCGATCCCCACGACTTGTCCGAGAGTTCGCCCTAACGCTTCACGCGTCCCAACTGCCGCCCCACCAAAACCAGCACCAACACGACCGCAGCGATCACCAGCGCCGGCCAAGCGATCGACACGCGTTCCAACAACACCAGCGGCAACGCGATCGTCAAAATCCCGCCACCGATAAACGGTGCCGACAACGGCGCCGCGAGCGCATAGTCGCTTGCCGCCCCGGTCTTCAATTCCGGATCGACGACACGCAACAAGACAAATCCCGTCGCCGTCGTGCCGGTCGACATGCCGTAGTTGATCAACGCCAGTGGAAACCAATGCTCCCCAGGCAATACCCAGCGAGAGAGGACCATCAAACAGATCGCCGTCCAAATTGCACCACAAACAAACAGAATTGAAAATGGCCCGATCAGCGCCGCGACGGCACTGAGCTTCAACGAGGTGATCGCGGCGACGACCAAGACCTCCATCGCGGTCGAACTGAGCCGTTCGATGGTCGCCGAATCGACACGATGGGATTGCCCCAGCCCGCGCAGCACCCGTCGGACCAGCCAGCCGCCGAACATCGTGTAGATGAACAGTGGAAAATCCATCACGTTGCTCGCCGCCATCCGCTTGGACAACTCCGCGTCCGCCCCCACCGCTCCCGAGCCAGCCCCTGCACCGAGCGCGATGTCGATTCGCCCGGCCACCCCCAGCACGACGGTCTGCATCAACATCCCGACACCGACGGCCAAGGCGACCCAGACGACCTGCAACAGCAGCGGGTCGATCGCGTCCGAAGAAGTGGTCTGAAACCCGATCGGCTTTTTTTCCTGCGCCGCGCCCGACGACGAAGCCCCCGCCGAATCGTCGTGCAGCCATCCCAGCCGGGCGGCCACGTTGATCCAAACGATGCCGCTGACGACGCCATAGACCAGCCCACAGGTCGCCATCAACAATCCCAAATCCAAACCGGCCTCCAAGCCGACTTGCGGGCTGCTGAACACCTGCCCCATCGCTGCCGCCGTGCCATGACCGCCGGCAAATCCCGTTTCGATCAACATGCCAAACGAATTGGGCACGTCATACAGCGGCTGGATCAACCACCAGGTCGCCCACAATCCGACCATCGTTTCGCCGAGCACGATGATCCAGACCATCAACCCCTGGCGGCCCACGCGTCGAGCGGTGGAATCATCGTGTGGTCGTGGGCTGCCACCGGATTGCTGCAACATCATCGCCGCAAACACCACGGCGATCAGCGGTCCCGGCCAGCCGGCCAACGTCGCGTTGACCTCCGCCGTCTGCGCCGCGACGGCTTCGCCTCCCCAGCGACCCAGCAACGTGACGGTCAATAACCCGACAAACCCGGCAACGACCGACCCCGGAATGAACAACACCCGCAACGCAACGATCGATTGTCGCAAGACGACACCGATCAACAACAGAATCGCTACGGCCAGAATCGCCAAACTCATCCGGCCGCCAAATCGCGCCGCGACGACTCCCTGCTTCCCAGATCCCTGCTTCCTCGATCCACGCCGCTCGGATAACCGGTCCGCCGTCCGACGATCTCCGGCCGCCCCAAACACCGATTGGTCAATCGAGCGACCTCGTCCGGTTCGGTGATCTCGGAAAGGGTATGGGGATCGCCGGTCGGGGTTTGCCCGATCACCAGAATGCGAGCGCCCACCTTCAGAAACGTCACCCGTGTCTTGGCGTCGATCGCCGCACTGCCAAGATTTCGCAGCACGTCGTCGGGCAACGCGCCGCCGAGCGTTCGCGACGATCCATAGCGACGCGAAATCCAAACCAATCCGCCGAAAACGGCCAGCACCACCAACAACGAACTGACCGTGGTCACGACCGGCCCGGCCAGCGTTCCCTCGGCGGTCTGCCCGTCGTCCGCGGCGGCGTCCGAGACCATCAAGTCGGGGAACTCATCGGCCAACTCGTGAACGACCGAGGCGTCATGCACCTGCCCGACCGAAGTCGAGCGATCCGAAACCGTCGCCTCAGGGCTGCGATAGACAGAAGGACCTCGTGGTCGTTCTTGCGCCTGGCCGATCGCGGCGCCATGCGAGAGCGCAAACGCGGCGAAACAAACCAAAATGCGAAACAGGGGATTTACCATTGGATCCACTCGTCGGTTGAACTCGGCGGTCGGATGCGACGCGATCGAACGGTCGGGAACGCCGGTCCGGCACCGCTTTATCTCGCCGAAATCGCCCGAGAAATCAAGTGCAGTCTCATCCGCGCCGTGGCTGATAGAGGTCCAAATCGGCCCGTCCGCCCAGCGAGGCATAGACGGCCACGATTGCTTTCAGCCCGCCCCAAAAGTCGGCTTCGGCATCGCCCGTTTGCTGCCCGCCGACGGTAAACAGGTAATCCGCGGGCAACGAAAACGATCGGCCGATGGCTTGCCCCCCATCGCCGGTTGCCACGATGACGGCTTCAAAATCAGCCGATTCCCCGTCCTCAAACGTCAACTGAAAATCGGGCGGCACGTCATCGTCATCCTCTGCTTCTTCGGGCACTGCTTTCTCGGGCAC
Encoded here:
- a CDS encoding polyribonucleotide nucleotidyltransferase is translated as MTVNKVRVEKKIGRHVLSFETGQLAKQAAGAVLVQYGETVVLVAAASGTPRQGIDFFPLMCDYRERFAAAGKFPGGFLKREGRPSTKEILSSRLMDRPIRPLWPEGFMDEVQVQAFVVASDQENDGDVLAMNGAGAALHISPLPFLGPIASVRVGKVDGELVAFPSNSDLEESELDMIVSGSREQVAMIEGFANEMPEEEMMEAIQFAHAAIRDVIDLQDELYQKVNPQKVEYTPPEDDGLMDQISSRYYDEFKAAMQTSGKQDRAAAVSALRDKAMAEMIPDPNAEGAICTKRFKSVWHDLEGKVARDLIVAGTRPDGRDNTSLRQIHCETDVLPRVHGSAVFQRGETQALITVALGTARDEQRVDGLHDEFSKKFMLDYNFPSFSVGECRPIRGPGRREIGHGCLAERSVAPVLPAADEFPYTVRVISDITESNGSSSMASVCGATLALMASGVPISNPVAGISVGLVRNADDEYVLLTDILGSEDHFGDMDFKIAGTQNGITGIQLDLKVTGISEEIIRATLKQSREARIEILRKMLTTIPRPRRETAPTAPRLLRTRIASDKIGALIGPGGKNIRGIQETTGCVIEVDDDGTVLVAGNDKESAAEAMRQVEACTATVQIGKIYDGIVSSIKDFGAFVEILPGRDGLCHISELSSGYISSIDKVVRVGDAMKVLVIDVDEHDRVKLSRRQALEELGEEDEIAAMVAEQGDDRGGDRDRGDRGDGDNGDRPRRRGGSGRRRGGSGGGGGGSRRPRD
- the rpsO gene encoding 30S ribosomal protein S15, whose amino-acid sequence is MTISKQRKAEVIKEHGATDGDSGSPEVQIAILTERINGLTEHMRTHNKDYASRRGLLGLVSRRRRLLDYVRGEDPQRYLDIIGKLGIRK
- the cysC gene encoding adenylyl-sulfate kinase produces the protein MDVSKDIVWHQHSVDRQRRERQLGQQGCVIWFTGLSGCGKSTIANALDAMLVAEGRATTLLDGDNVRHGLCAPPAVLQPEHGAEFAERFGLGFGAVDREENIRRIGNVAALMASAGLITLTAFVSPYRRDRDRVRKIVAEAGRASDFVEVFVDTPLEVCEARDPKGLYKKARAGEIKHFTGISDPYESPASPEIRLDGGAGKSVEALAGEVREWLVGNGVF
- a CDS encoding Uma2 family endonuclease codes for the protein MSAAAKYLPHYTVEDYQHWEGDWELWNGIPISMSPSPFGKHQMVLVNLVSELRLALRSVNCDATALCEIDWVIAEDTVVRPDAVVVCGPPPSGHVKTKPAIVAEIVSPSTADRDRIHKKTLYHESGVGVYLILDPETESVDAYRYAATGFQTLNASPEWTLPLCDDCEIQLDPTSFFKR
- a CDS encoding ABC transporter permease yields the protein MEELRRYGRVFVTFARNSLVRDMTFRLNFFLQCVSSLGWTAMNVGFYLIIFEHTGSIGEGTGWDRDRFFLFIATTWFINSLVQAFFMPNAQEFSEMIRTGGLDFALLKPIDTQFLISFRRVDWSQLSNFFAGGVIAAVSLWNLAHREVDPMVPSLLSVLLYVVFLLCGISIMYSVMIALSATSVWLGRNQSLYNFWFYITNFSRYPMEIYNRGYLGKPLFGLFTFVIPILLVVNVPARILADPLVAREDGSGWYIVWAAVMTVFSLCASRWMFRKSLLSYRSASS
- a CDS encoding ABC transporter permease, whose protein sequence is MILKTSLGERLVYRGDFALGTLMRFLPIITQIFLWYAVFDSIGDPEGESAAEIGGFGFRDMVAYYLLTMIARAFSSMPGLASGIAQQIREGEVKRFLIQPIDLIAFLLLTRVAHKLAYYAIAVAPFALVFFLARDYFVGGWPSLPVFLAFCGSLVMGFLIGFFLEAAIGMIGFWFLEVSSLLFVIMLFSFFLSGHMFPLTMLPESVLTVVNWLPFKYLAYFPAAIFLEKIPQEELAKEMWIEAGWLVFFIILCRVAYARGVKRYSGFGG
- a CDS encoding sodium/glutamate symporter; its protein translation is MSLAILAVAILLLIGVVLRQSIVALRVLFIPGSVVAGFVGLLTVTLLGRWGGEAVAAQTAEVNATLAGWPGPLIAVVFAAMMLQQSGGSPRPHDDSTARRVGRQGLMVWIIVLGETMVGLWATWWLIQPLYDVPNSFGMLIETGFAGGHGTAAAMGQVFSSPQVGLEAGLDLGLLMATCGLVYGVVSGIVWINVAARLGWLHDDSAGASSSGAAQEKKPIGFQTTSSDAIDPLLLQVVWVALAVGVGMLMQTVVLGVAGRIDIALGAGAGSGAVGADAELSKRMAASNVMDFPLFIYTMFGGWLVRRVLRGLGQSHRVDSATIERLSSTAMEVLVVAAITSLKLSAVAALIGPFSILFVCGAIWTAICLMVLSRWVLPGEHWFPLALINYGMSTGTTATGFVLLRVVDPELKTGAASDYALAAPLSAPFIGGGILTIALPLVLLERVSIAWPALVIAAVVLVLVLVGRQLGRVKR
- a CDS encoding FliO/MopB family protein, with the translated sequence MVNPLFRILVCFAAFALSHGAAIGQAQERPRGPSVYRSPEATVSDRSTSVGQVHDASVVHELADEFPDLMVSDAAADDGQTAEGTLAGPVVTTVSSLLVVLAVFGGLVWISRRYGSSRTLGGALPDDVLRNLGSAAIDAKTRVTFLKVGARILVIGQTPTGDPHTLSEITEPDEVARLTNRCLGRPEIVGRRTGYPSGVDRGSRDLGSRESSRRDLAAG